One window of Paenibacillus sp. JQZ6Y-1 genomic DNA carries:
- a CDS encoding sensor histidine kinase — translation MLSRFKSAYINLGIHRQMLLLISTLMLVSFASYLIVLNTVYSTYDNQMYEKTSELLNMSSFEIENQLKDMENLTFRVVTDEQLQRYLLQLQEEPSVYEKNVIRKKITNRLVAFAGSEQFVYSMMAIDREGEIMFAGNREGVPADLRPALTRLAQQYSGSNAWYVGEQGELLAVRQFKQFSDSTFTLNDLGTIMIRVRIERIVQEQVESSAGSQLIISDGNKIVYPEEPPFSRGQIDNQLHNSKPYGVISEPEGSYFSARIQSPYTGWTYLHITPFDRMFQRIIWIKQLVTIIFIGIFLLALLFGTRLSRSITRPMERLLQKMRTVETGNLDQLGELPADPSITRAQNEVGLLHRTFNRMLRRIRELIDENYAKQLLIRETELKALQAQIDPHFLYNTLESINWMAKMNKQPEISRMVEALGFLLRSSVNMTEKVISLERELDIVRSYVTIQRMRFEERLNFDIDVPEELYDTCIPKFTLQPLVENAIHYALEPKIEECHIRIAARLERETVHITVQDDGPGMTAEFLERLYQGQVQTRGKGIGLNNITERIQLTFGPEYGIDIESEPNVRTAFHIRIPYQKGDQDHVQSAVGG, via the coding sequence ATGCTATCTCGTTTTAAAAGCGCTTACATTAATCTAGGTATTCATCGGCAAATGCTGTTGCTCATCTCGACGTTGATGCTGGTTAGCTTTGCTTCGTATCTGATCGTGCTGAACACGGTGTACAGCACGTACGACAATCAGATGTACGAGAAGACGTCGGAGCTGCTCAATATGTCGTCATTCGAGATCGAGAATCAGCTCAAAGATATGGAGAATCTGACCTTTCGTGTGGTGACAGATGAACAGCTACAGCGCTACTTGCTGCAATTGCAGGAAGAGCCGTCTGTGTATGAAAAAAACGTGATCCGCAAAAAGATTACCAACCGACTCGTCGCGTTTGCTGGATCGGAGCAGTTTGTCTATTCCATGATGGCGATTGATCGTGAAGGGGAGATTATGTTTGCCGGGAATCGCGAAGGTGTGCCTGCTGATTTGCGTCCAGCATTAACCCGACTGGCACAGCAGTACAGCGGCTCGAACGCATGGTATGTGGGCGAGCAGGGGGAATTGCTGGCGGTGCGACAGTTTAAGCAATTCAGTGATTCTACCTTTACCCTTAATGATCTGGGTACGATTATGATCCGCGTACGCATCGAGCGGATTGTGCAGGAGCAGGTGGAGAGCAGTGCAGGCAGCCAGCTAATCATCTCGGATGGCAATAAAATCGTATACCCAGAGGAGCCGCCGTTTTCGCGCGGACAGATCGATAACCAGCTGCATAATAGCAAGCCGTATGGCGTCATTTCTGAACCGGAGGGAAGTTATTTCTCCGCGCGTATTCAATCGCCGTACACAGGCTGGACGTACTTGCATATTACACCGTTTGACCGCATGTTCCAGCGTATTATATGGATCAAGCAGCTGGTGACGATTATATTTATCGGTATCTTCTTATTGGCATTACTGTTCGGTACACGCTTGTCGCGCAGCATTACTCGCCCGATGGAACGACTGCTGCAAAAGATGCGTACCGTCGAAACAGGCAATCTGGATCAGCTGGGCGAGCTGCCTGCCGATCCGTCCATTACCCGTGCGCAAAATGAAGTCGGTCTGCTGCATCGAACGTTTAACCGCATGCTGCGCCGCATCCGCGAGCTGATCGACGAGAATTATGCCAAGCAACTGCTGATCCGCGAAACGGAGCTGAAAGCATTACAGGCGCAGATTGATCCGCATTTTCTATACAACACGCTGGAATCGATCAACTGGATGGCGAAGATGAACAAGCAACCAGAAATCTCACGTATGGTAGAGGCACTCGGCTTTCTGTTGCGGAGTTCAGTCAATATGACGGAAAAGGTCATCTCACTGGAACGAGAATTGGACATTGTACGCAGCTATGTAACGATTCAGCGGATGCGATTCGAGGAACGGCTGAATTTTGATATTGATGTACCAGAGGAATTGTACGACACCTGTATTCCCAAATTCACGCTACAGCCGCTAGTAGAGAATGCCATCCATTACGCGCTAGAGCCGAAGATCGAGGAATGTCATATTCGTATCGCTGCCCGACTGGAAAGAGAAACTGTGCATATTACCGTACAGGATGATGGACCGGGAATGACGGCGGAATTTCTGGAACGGCTGTATCAAGGGCAGGTGCAGACACGCGGCAAAGGCATCGGGCTGAACAATATTACGGAGCGTATCCAGCTGACCTTTGGACCGGAATACGGCATTGATATTGAGAGCGAGCCGAACGTGCGAACTGCATTTCATATTCGGATTCCATATCAGAAAGGGGATCAAGATCATGTACAAAGTGCTGTTGGTGGATGA
- a CDS encoding D-alanine--D-alanine ligase, which yields MTATKLTVGLIYGGKSGEHEVSLQTGFSVLNALDYNKYNIVPIYIDRDGRWNMGQTYTAPPAQPEELQIHGGEQATSEAMSVLWRKLGGQESTIDVLFPLLHGTYGEDGTIQGLFEMMDMPYVGAGVLASSAGMDKAIMKKLFAQAGLPQCKYETFIAAEYQEHEHEILNSIEHNLGFPCFVKPANLGSSVGITKAKDRHELERAIEYALRFDLKVVVEEAVDAHEVEVGVLGNELPLASVPGEIVSSGSDYYDYQAKYIDGTSRMIIPAEIDSELAENLREMALRAFKAIDGSGLCRADFFVRRSDNAVMINEVNTMPGFTAYSMYPLLWRETGKSYPELLDQLIQLGLDRYAKRHALQFGRD from the coding sequence ATGACAGCAACAAAATTGACCGTAGGCTTGATCTACGGCGGCAAATCCGGCGAACACGAGGTATCGCTGCAAACCGGATTTTCGGTATTGAATGCACTGGATTACAACAAATACAACATCGTCCCGATCTATATTGATCGCGATGGACGCTGGAATATGGGGCAAACGTACACCGCGCCACCTGCCCAACCGGAAGAACTGCAAATCCACGGCGGCGAACAAGCCACATCCGAAGCGATGAGCGTACTTTGGCGCAAGCTGGGCGGACAGGAGAGCACAATTGACGTCTTGTTCCCGCTGCTGCACGGTACATACGGCGAAGACGGCACCATTCAAGGGCTGTTTGAAATGATGGATATGCCTTATGTTGGTGCTGGCGTGCTAGCATCGTCCGCAGGCATGGACAAAGCGATTATGAAAAAGCTGTTCGCTCAAGCTGGTCTGCCGCAGTGCAAATACGAAACCTTTATCGCTGCCGAGTATCAGGAGCATGAGCATGAGATTCTGAACAGCATTGAGCACAATCTCGGGTTCCCTTGCTTCGTAAAACCAGCGAATCTCGGCTCCAGTGTCGGTATTACCAAAGCCAAAGACCGTCATGAGCTGGAACGCGCAATCGAATACGCACTGCGTTTTGACCTGAAGGTTGTCGTGGAAGAAGCCGTGGATGCACACGAAGTAGAAGTGGGCGTACTCGGCAACGAACTGCCGCTTGCTTCCGTGCCGGGAGAGATCGTATCCAGCGGCAGCGACTATTACGATTATCAGGCAAAATACATCGATGGCACGTCCCGTATGATTATTCCAGCGGAGATCGACAGCGAGCTGGCGGAGAACCTGCGCGAGATGGCATTGCGTGCATTCAAAGCGATTGACGGTAGCGGTCTGTGCCGCGCGGACTTCTTCGTTCGTCGCAGCGACAATGCCGTGATGATCAACGAAGTGAACACGATGCCGGGCTTTACCGCATACAGCATGTATCCGCTGCTGTGGCGAGAAACAGGCAAATCGTATCCAGAGCTGCTGGACCAGCTGATTCAGCTTGGACTGGATCGCTATGCAAAGCGCCATGCCCTGCAATTCGGACGCGATTAA
- a CDS encoding inositol monophosphatase family protein has translation MEKDQKQPYVVSSKSRVAVAINAASKTGEWIKSKVGDHRQLNTKTSSQDLVTEVDKGAEQMIRKLVQTYCPGDEFLGEESAGIGAEASTNAVNAVKDAEYVWIVDPIDGTTNFVHGFPYFCVSIAVAHKGEVIVGVIYDPTHDELFVAEKGKGAYVHGNLMKAADHATLNESLVATGFPPSTSVEVKTKALTDILPKVRGVRNVGSAALHLAYVAAGRIDAYWEIGLNAWDLAAGALLVTESGGTVTDVANNPYDITVRNIVASNGNIHNELIQQLHDSGLND, from the coding sequence ATGGAAAAAGACCAAAAGCAGCCCTATGTTGTCAGCAGCAAAAGTCGTGTTGCCGTAGCGATCAATGCGGCATCCAAAACCGGCGAATGGATCAAAAGCAAAGTCGGTGACCATCGCCAACTGAATACCAAAACATCGTCTCAAGATCTCGTTACCGAAGTCGACAAAGGCGCAGAGCAGATGATTCGCAAGCTTGTCCAAACGTACTGCCCCGGCGATGAATTCCTCGGCGAAGAGAGCGCAGGCATCGGTGCGGAAGCATCTACCAACGCCGTGAACGCGGTCAAAGACGCTGAATACGTCTGGATCGTCGATCCGATTGATGGCACGACAAACTTTGTGCATGGTTTCCCATACTTTTGTGTATCCATCGCTGTCGCACACAAAGGCGAAGTGATCGTTGGTGTTATTTACGACCCGACCCATGACGAGCTGTTTGTAGCTGAAAAGGGTAAAGGAGCGTATGTACACGGCAACCTGATGAAAGCCGCTGACCACGCCACACTGAACGAAAGTCTGGTCGCAACGGGCTTCCCACCAAGCACAAGCGTGGAAGTCAAAACCAAAGCCCTGACCGACATCCTGCCCAAAGTCCGCGGTGTCCGCAACGTCGGCTCGGCTGCCCTGCACTTGGCTTACGTCGCAGCTGGACGCATCGACGCTTACTGGGAAATCGGCTTGAACGCATGGGACCTCGCCGCAGGCGCCCTACTCGTCACCGAATCCGGCGGAACCGTCACCGACGTCGCTAACAACCCATACGACATCACCGTCCGCAACATCGTAGCCAGCAACGGCAACATTCATAACGAACTGATCCAACAACTACACGATTCCGGCTTAAACGACTAA
- a CDS encoding YcaO-like family protein, which translates to MYLTPNIGTPFILNHMHVTRSLFRESMKTCEIVPFEEHGVVASASNIHLKNTIKAAIGEHLERISLFTNNNRFTTKNIQGINLATGDIQAIPIHRILLSFKSSVFKDYKTEDFFNDSCGLASHVDSDSSINSGFLECFERQSLIYNWLTKSAGKKIELNKIEKDYTLKKLISIAQKYTNHLHFFDISLHKSVKVIVCLGYGQFTKGTGVSAGWNYSDAIKGALLELFQYITVEQEGSEYEELSENDPYYYGNYFFKKLDTKEFVKQFSYLIDNSLPIDNFNLYQSYRKMSLQKITKEIFEDIGLDFIVCYIPPVFLNINTKIIKVLTTKGFPHMHTKTINPESIPFLKKMKSTTYPNIYQTIPFG; encoded by the coding sequence ATGTATTTGACACCGAATATTGGAACACCTTTTATTTTAAACCATATGCATGTTACAAGAAGTCTCTTTCGTGAATCAATGAAAACATGTGAAATTGTCCCATTTGAAGAACATGGTGTTGTGGCCTCTGCTTCTAATATTCATTTAAAAAACACCATAAAAGCAGCAATAGGAGAGCATTTAGAACGGATTTCTTTATTTACAAATAATAATCGCTTTACTACTAAAAATATACAAGGAATCAACCTTGCTACTGGAGACATACAAGCTATTCCAATCCATCGCATTCTTTTATCTTTTAAATCTTCTGTATTCAAAGATTATAAAACAGAGGATTTCTTTAATGATAGTTGTGGTTTGGCCAGTCATGTTGATTCTGATTCTTCTATAAATTCAGGTTTTTTGGAATGTTTTGAACGACAATCCTTAATTTATAATTGGTTAACCAAATCAGCCGGAAAAAAAATCGAATTAAATAAAATCGAAAAAGATTACACCTTAAAGAAATTAATCTCTATTGCGCAAAAATATACAAATCATTTGCATTTTTTTGATATATCCTTACATAAATCTGTAAAAGTAATTGTATGTTTAGGATATGGGCAATTTACTAAAGGCACTGGAGTAAGCGCTGGTTGGAACTATTCTGATGCAATCAAAGGAGCTTTGCTAGAATTATTTCAATATATAACAGTCGAACAAGAGGGAAGTGAATATGAGGAACTATCAGAAAATGATCCCTACTATTATGGTAATTACTTTTTCAAAAAATTAGATACAAAAGAATTCGTAAAACAATTCAGTTATTTAATTGATAATAGTTTACCTATCGACAACTTTAATTTATATCAATCCTATAGAAAAATGAGTTTACAAAAGATAACCAAAGAAATTTTTGAAGATATCGGCTTAGACTTTATAGTTTGTTATATTCCTCCTGTTTTTTTAAATATAAATACAAAAATAATTAAAGTTTTAACTACTAAAGGATTTCCACATATGCATACAAAAACAATCAATCCAGAAAGCATTCCTTTTTTAAAAAAAATGAAATCAACAACATACCCAAATATTTATCAAACTATTCCTTTTGGTTAG
- a CDS encoding stalk domain-containing protein has product MRTNTPADYHSGTLHSLHPKHAQPAVRRTHQVRQETWRMIVPYMMILTLLLGGSGITGTTPVYGAAASGASATQAYEHMVFLGDSLTVGYEPGVAAADYDGFAPRLEEQELFRGHAQADNEGILGLTSTGLNNYMNAITAGRSVSTATIQSTLPGATRTLDGAATRKEIQAADLITITIGGNDFLNALGSLTALPHDLSQINLQPVLNTYRTNLGSILDQLTTLNPDAVIVIADQYQPVPLLAGATLYHDLNETAAKFSSIIDDTVSTYTAKGNDIRVAHVSPSFQGKELAMTHIAAGDIHPNATGYQAMAVAFSMAIWGEKGYMTPSSAVNGTDNTVLYTNGKLLQSQSKPIVRNGRTYVALRDVTTALGAKVSWSSTSKQATVTSGSNTVIVPLNSKTLTVNKQSVTTDAASFMQQSKVYVPIAVLADQFGYDVHYVNRWKAVFIRQ; this is encoded by the coding sequence ATGCGCACCAATACACCTGCCGACTATCACAGCGGCACCCTTCATTCGTTGCACCCGAAGCATGCCCAACCGGCAGTACGCCGCACACATCAGGTCAGACAGGAGACATGGCGCATGATTGTACCATACATGATGATACTTACCCTACTGCTCGGCGGTAGCGGTATTACCGGAACGACTCCCGTATACGGAGCGGCAGCGAGCGGAGCATCGGCGACCCAAGCCTATGAGCATATGGTATTTCTCGGCGATTCGCTCACCGTCGGCTACGAGCCGGGTGTAGCTGCTGCCGATTATGACGGCTTTGCTCCACGCTTGGAAGAGCAGGAGTTATTCCGTGGACATGCACAGGCAGACAACGAGGGCATTCTCGGTCTGACCAGCACGGGTCTGAACAATTATATGAATGCAATCACCGCTGGACGCAGTGTGAGCACAGCGACCATTCAGAGCACCTTACCCGGTGCAACGCGCACACTGGATGGAGCGGCAACCCGCAAGGAGATTCAAGCTGCCGATCTGATCACCATTACGATTGGGGGCAATGATTTTCTGAATGCGCTCGGTTCGTTGACCGCATTGCCGCACGATTTGTCGCAAATCAACTTGCAGCCGGTGTTGAATACGTATCGTACCAATCTAGGATCGATACTGGATCAGCTGACTACGTTGAACCCGGATGCCGTCATTGTCATCGCGGATCAGTATCAACCAGTACCTCTGCTGGCAGGCGCCACGCTGTATCATGATCTGAACGAAACGGCTGCTAAGTTCAGTAGCATTATCGACGATACAGTGTCCACCTATACTGCCAAAGGCAATGATATTCGGGTTGCTCATGTCTCGCCGTCCTTTCAAGGGAAAGAACTGGCGATGACCCATATTGCGGCGGGGGATATTCATCCCAATGCGACGGGTTATCAGGCGATGGCTGTTGCGTTTAGCATGGCAATCTGGGGCGAAAAGGGCTATATGACGCCATCTTCGGCAGTGAATGGTACCGACAATACGGTTCTGTATACCAATGGCAAATTACTGCAAAGCCAGTCCAAGCCTATCGTTCGCAATGGGCGTACGTATGTGGCGTTGCGCGATGTAACGACCGCTTTGGGTGCTAAGGTCAGCTGGTCTAGTACTAGCAAACAGGCAACGGTTACCAGCGGCAGCAATACAGTGATCGTACCGCTGAATAGCAAAACGCTGACGGTAAATAAGCAATCCGTCACCACCGATGCGGCATCCTTTATGCAGCAGAGCAAGGTATATGTACCGATTGCTGTCCTTGCCGATCAATTTGGCTATGATGTGCATTATGTGAATCGTTGGAAAGCTGTCTTTATCCGCCAGTAA
- a CDS encoding YcaO-like family protein, whose amino-acid sequence MDHFNIPQSKFIENSIYTSICRIGNTVKNGYIGPDTASAIDINKQLSIKKAFSEIVERRALMFGNINNTPYIDAFELISNKPAVLNSNYATYNQEEDLFTDTTGSAAHYSSKSAIYSALLELIEKNALFLFWYGKKGHRITNQQLKEVKSLSKNTVFNHLNNTKKLMVFESDFFHPLHIVYTIVIDQNIIVSSGVGSSFCFEEALQHSFNEAYLLLWKNESLLLFYRNDSDYRTYSESPENILTYLNQFPTAKEINQIFSYKSQNKHIPDLLDTLPPWIEKIYLIPLTQCISKHLKCIKIFSPYMYNHIPSKKNINLNNPMNVYTINLKSEQMAKIPDCIVT is encoded by the coding sequence ATGGATCATTTTAATATTCCGCAATCAAAATTTATAGAGAATTCTATATACACTTCAATATGTAGAATTGGAAACACAGTAAAAAATGGATATATTGGTCCCGATACTGCTTCAGCTATTGATATAAATAAACAGCTATCTATTAAAAAAGCATTCTCAGAAATTGTTGAAAGAAGAGCATTGATGTTTGGAAATATTAATAACACACCATATATTGATGCATTTGAATTAATAAGTAATAAACCTGCAGTACTTAATAGTAATTATGCTACGTATAATCAAGAAGAAGACCTTTTTACCGATACAACTGGAAGTGCTGCGCATTACTCATCAAAATCCGCAATTTACTCTGCTTTGTTAGAATTAATTGAAAAAAATGCTTTGTTTTTATTTTGGTATGGAAAAAAAGGACATAGAATTACGAATCAACAGTTAAAAGAGGTAAAGTCATTAAGTAAAAATACTGTTTTTAATCATTTAAATAACACTAAAAAATTAATGGTTTTTGAATCGGATTTTTTTCACCCACTTCATATTGTTTATACAATCGTTATAGATCAAAACATTATAGTTAGCAGTGGTGTAGGGTCTTCTTTTTGTTTTGAAGAAGCATTACAACATTCTTTCAACGAAGCTTATTTACTACTTTGGAAAAATGAATCATTACTTCTGTTTTATCGAAATGATTCTGATTATAGGACTTATTCAGAATCCCCAGAAAATATTCTTACCTATCTAAATCAATTTCCTACAGCAAAAGAAATAAATCAGATTTTCTCCTACAAAAGTCAAAATAAGCATATACCTGATTTATTAGATACTTTGCCACCATGGATTGAAAAGATTTATTTAATTCCACTGACACAGTGCATTTCAAAGCATTTAAAATGTATTAAGATTTTCTCACCATATATGTATAATCACATTCCTTCTAAAAAAAACATAAATCTAAATAATCCTATGAATGTTTATACTATAAATTTAAAAAGTGAACAAATGGCTAAAATACCAGATTGTATAGTCACTTAA
- a CDS encoding McbB family protein → MYDVNQKFSINSFVIYALAPNELVVMHNKGIVKIYDPRMIELITEWDTQDDKIVTYFTLENTFQEQCHQAITFLIENAVLLEEKHLNYDIKNLSILSNNKDFLELSEKTYFQDLNIENKELIYHSSVDNNIANFTNNSLIVVFLNPYNKKLAFAIREALRKTSGSLLLMSYTYNSNFYIDSLYFPDLYVPCHLCHMGHIESQLRVNTDNQITYQQIIDSIYYDNPKFSIYMHLNKNQLLQITSMLSKLIYKHIVDYDELTINNEEFQECTMFDLQSGKVFTDYSLHWELCDCYE, encoded by the coding sequence ATGTATGATGTAAATCAAAAATTTTCGATTAATAGCTTTGTGATTTATGCTTTAGCTCCAAATGAATTGGTAGTAATGCATAATAAAGGTATAGTCAAAATCTACGATCCCAGAATGATTGAGCTTATAACAGAGTGGGATACTCAAGATGATAAAATCGTCACATATTTTACATTAGAGAATACTTTTCAAGAGCAATGCCATCAAGCTATTACATTCTTAATTGAGAACGCTGTTCTTCTTGAAGAAAAGCACTTAAACTATGATATTAAAAATTTGAGTATTCTTAGCAATAACAAAGATTTTCTTGAACTTTCCGAAAAAACTTATTTTCAAGATCTAAATATAGAAAACAAAGAATTAATCTATCACTCTTCTGTTGACAACAACATTGCAAATTTTACTAATAATTCTTTGATAGTGGTTTTTCTTAATCCTTATAATAAAAAATTAGCATTTGCTATTCGAGAAGCTTTAAGAAAAACAAGCGGATCTTTATTATTAATGAGCTATACATACAATAGTAATTTTTATATAGACTCTTTGTATTTCCCAGATTTGTATGTCCCATGTCATCTTTGTCATATGGGGCATATAGAATCGCAATTGCGGGTTAATACAGACAATCAAATTACTTATCAACAAATTATAGACTCTATTTATTATGATAACCCCAAATTTTCAATTTATATGCATTTAAATAAAAATCAACTTTTACAAATAACTTCTATGCTAAGTAAACTTATTTATAAACATATTGTGGATTATGATGAGTTAACAATCAATAACGAAGAGTTTCAAGAGTGTACTATGTTTGATCTACAGTCTGGGAAAGTTTTTACTGACTATTCTCTTCATTGGGAGTTGTGTGATTGCTATGAATAA
- the uvsE gene encoding UV DNA damage repair endonuclease UvsE: protein MIVRFGYVAISLEVKDSSPSKTMTMSNFRKLPDREAGLRRLEQIARTNLQNTLRLLKHNVAEDIHMYRMSSKLIPLATHTELADWDPFPALAEDFAAIGEYVHKHELRVSFHPDHFTVLSTPRPEVLESSIRDLRYHVKMLDAMGLDARSKNNIHIGGAYGDKPTAADRFVEHFATLDDDIRCRITLENDDKTFTTPETLAVAQRTGLPMVLDIHHHLVNCEGEPASDWWPQVAQTWESSLSRTDVPDGVHLPPKIHASSPKSPTDRRSHADGVEAGPLLDFLREAARTSSHLDVMLEAKHKDAALRQLMNDLRNYTEDGVRIIDNGTIEVLP from the coding sequence ATGATCGTCCGTTTTGGGTATGTAGCGATCTCGCTGGAAGTGAAAGATTCCTCTCCTTCCAAAACGATGACCATGTCCAATTTCCGCAAGCTACCCGACCGGGAAGCGGGTCTGCGGAGACTGGAACAGATCGCCCGTACCAATTTGCAAAATACACTGCGTCTGCTCAAGCATAATGTGGCAGAGGATATTCATATGTACCGCATGAGCTCCAAGCTGATCCCGCTCGCGACGCATACTGAGCTGGCAGATTGGGACCCGTTTCCGGCGCTGGCAGAGGATTTTGCCGCGATTGGGGAGTATGTGCACAAGCATGAGTTGCGGGTGTCGTTTCACCCGGATCATTTTACCGTGCTGAGCACACCACGCCCAGAGGTGCTAGAATCGTCGATCCGCGATCTGCGCTATCATGTGAAGATGCTGGATGCGATGGGGTTGGATGCGCGCTCCAAGAACAATATTCATATTGGCGGAGCCTACGGGGACAAGCCGACAGCGGCAGACCGTTTTGTCGAGCATTTTGCTACATTGGATGACGATATTCGCTGCCGGATCACGCTGGAAAATGACGACAAAACATTTACCACACCGGAGACGCTTGCGGTAGCGCAGCGTACCGGTTTGCCGATGGTGCTAGATATTCACCATCATCTGGTCAATTGCGAAGGCGAACCAGCATCAGACTGGTGGCCGCAGGTAGCGCAAACATGGGAATCATCGCTGTCACGTACAGATGTGCCAGACGGTGTTCATTTGCCACCCAAAATCCATGCGTCTAGCCCGAAAAGTCCAACGGATCGTCGCAGTCATGCGGACGGGGTAGAAGCCGGACCGCTGCTGGACTTTTTAAGGGAGGCGGCTCGTACGTCCAGCCATCTCGATGTAATGCTGGAAGCGAAGCACAAGGATGCTGCACTACGCCAACTGATGAACGATTTGCGTAACTATACCGAGGATGGCGTGCGCATCATCGACAACGGAACCATTGAAGTGTTACCTTAA